A part of Aegilops tauschii subsp. strangulata cultivar AL8/78 chromosome 2, Aet v6.0, whole genome shotgun sequence genomic DNA contains:
- the LOC109772639 gene encoding uncharacterized protein: MDNGEEVFFHHFICSSDDSSSDDEGLVVAALVVHDHIQRQLPRYRGSVPGRAPNLNRNRERGHALLYADYFSNTPLFKPDKFRRRFRMARHVFNRIREGVVAHDPYFECKTDALGKLGFSSYQKCTAAIRMLAYGILGDLVDEYVCMSETTCLMSMYKFCQAVIEGQYKGHVKACTVILEAVALQDLWIWHSFFGMAGSHNDINVLQRSPVFARLAEGHSPPVNFEINGHQYNKGCYLADGIYPQWSTFVKTISKPQGEKRKRFAQMQESARKDVERAFGVLQSRWSIVRNPALSWDETKLWEVMTACVIMHNMIVEDERDESIFDQGFDYQGENIEPLHQDPTTFEQFVQFHRELRDWHTHLNLQNDLVEHVWDHIGNQ; encoded by the exons ATGGACAATGGAGAGGAGGTTTTCTTCCACCACTTCATTTGTTCATCGGATGATTCGTCGTCGGATGATGAAGGTCTTGTGGTGGCTGCACTGGTCGTTCACGACCACATTCAACGGCAGCTACCTCGGTACAGGGGGTCAGTCCCTGGCCGTGCTCCCAACCTGAACCGCAACAGGGAGAGAGGCCACGCCCTGCTCTATGCCGATTACTTTTCCAACACCCCGCTCTTCAAGCCGGATAAATTCCGTCGCCGTTTTCGAATGGCAAGGCATGTGTTCAATCGTATCCGAGAGGGAGTGGTTGCTCATGACCCATACTTCGAGTGCAAGACGGATGCCCTTGGCAAGCTTGGATTCTCCTCTTACCAGAAATGCACCGCGGCCATCCGCATGCTTGCATATGGAATTCTAGGCGATCTGGTGGATGAGTATGTGTGTATGAGTGAGACAACATGTCTGATGTCAATGTACAAGTTCTGCCAGGCTGTGATCGAg GGCCAGTACAAGGGGCATGTCAAGGCGTGCACTGTCATATTAGAAGCGGTGGCTTTGCAGGATCTTTGGATATGGCATTCTTTCTTCGGCATGGCAGGttctcacaatgatatcaacgtgctgcaGCGTTCTCCAGTCTTCGCAAGGCTTGCAGAAGGCCACTCCCCACCTGTCAACTTTGAGATCAACGGCCACCAGTACAATAAGGGATGCTATCTAGCTGATGGTATATATCCTCAGTGGTCAACTTTTGTGAAGACAATCTCGAAACCCCAAGGTGAGAAGAGAAAGAGATTTGCCCAAATGCAAGAAAGTGCTAGAAAGGATGTGGAACGTGCTTTTGGTGTGCTTCAATCCCGGTGGAGTATCGTTCGAAACCCTGCACTGTCATGGGATGAAACGAAGctttgggaggtgatgactgcttgtgtgatcatgcacaacatgatcgtcgaGGACGAGCGTGATGAGAGTATCTTCGACCAAGGATTTGATTATCAAGGTGAAAATATTGAGCCCCTGCACCAAGACCCGACCACATTTGAACAGTTTGTCCAATTCCACCGTGAGCTGCGTGATTGGCACACTCATTTGAATCTTCAAAATGACTTGGTTGAGCATGTGTGGGATCacattggcaaccaatag